CAACAACGTTTACTAATGTGAAGCGGTGGTTTGAAGGTAATCTAAGTAACGGTTTAATGTTAAAGACGTTTTCATTCCGAAGTGGTGTTGAATGTCTTCTGCATTTTGGTTCGTCTTAAGCTGGTTTAAAATTGCAGTTCTTCTAAAATGTTGCGCAGATATCCCTTTTCGTAAACCGGCACGAGCAATTTCTTGTCTAATCATTTTCTGTATTGCGATTTCTGTCAAACGCTTCGGCTTATTAGTTTCATATGACCATCTATAAGTGAGTCTTTTAAAGTCAAAGGCGACGAAAAATGGGTCCCCTGTGTGTTGAACAGGTCTAACTGCTGAAGGGATTGAAGTGTAGTAATCATATAGAAGTTCGCTATCCTCATTACTCAATGATATCGTTCTCTTTGTCAAATCGTTGTTTGTGATTACTTTCAATTCTCGATTAATGAATGATAGATGGCTCATTGAGAGTGCACTCACTTCATGAAGACTTAAGCCATAGTTGATCATTAAAGTTATTATTCCTAAATTCCGTTTAGATAAGTACGGGAAAGCTTTCAATTGATTTTCTGTTAACCCTTCTGGAGAAGAGAGGATATTTAAAAGTGTTTCTCGTTCTTGTTTTGATAAGAACATTTCTTCAGTGAATGAATCATCTAATATGTTATCAATTTCAATTCCGTTCATCGGGTTCGTCAAACATTTCCTTTGAGAATAGAGGAAAAGGTGATACTGTTTTAAAACACTATATACGCGTTTAAGGGTGCGGTAAGAATAAGAACGCTCGGTAATAAGAAAATCGAAATATGTTTGTATGAAATCTGTTGTATAAACTTGTTGATCATCATAACCGAGTTCATTTACACGAATCCATGCAAGATAATCTTCTAGATCATATTTGTACCTTTTTACAGTTGATGGTTGTTTTCCTCGAAATTCTAAATCCGTTAAAAATGCAATCGCATCCTTCGGTGTTTCATGATTCCCCATTTCGTTTTCACCATCCTAATGTATATTAATTTAATTATATCATGGCGTACTCATGTATAACTCCCAATGAATAGTCAAACGATAAGGAAAAATAAACGAGGTGGGTTGGATGTTTAAAAAGATTACTACTATCCTGATCGTGTTTCTAATTCTTGTCGCTTGTAATGGAATGAATGGAGAAGAAGGTCAACGACATTATTCAAATCCAACTGAACAAGATTTCAAAATAAACAAAAATAATATAGAAGATGCACCAATCGTCAAAAGAACATCTGCTGAATCGGCTAACGCAAAAGAACTTGTAAAATTGACAGAGCAAGTTAAAGGTGTCAAAAGTGCAAGAGCAATCGTAAGTGGTATTTATATCGTGGTTGGCGTAGAGTTAGAGCAAAATGTAGATGAAGAGAAAACCGTTAATCAAATATACCGACAATTAAGCAGTCATAGCAAAGGTGCAAATGCGCTCGTTACGACAAATGCTGAGCATCTTGCAACGATGCAAGAGTGGGGTAAGGCGATTAACAAGAATAAAATTACTGAGGAGCTCGATATTTACAATGGTTTAGGGGTTATGATCAGTAAGATAAAGCCAAATGAAAATTTGGAAATTCGCAAATCAAATCCGTCTAAAGAATATCTAGACCAACATAGACTACCTGACGTAAAGAAATAGCCCTAACTTATAGGGTTATTTTTTTGCTTTAAAAATTCCTAGTAGAGATGTTTTAAATAAGAAGCTTGACAACTTGTATATACAAGATTAGAATAATTAACAACATGTATATACAAGGTTTTGAAAGCGTTTTTTTAGGTGAAACATGAAATCGTTTTCAACCTATCAATAGGAGGAGAAATTCATGAGCGTAAATCGGGAAACGGTCCAAGAGCTTATTGATGCGCTTGGTGGAAAAGAGAACATTCATACGGCAACGCATTGTGTAACACGACTTAGGCTCGTGTTAAATGACGAAGGAAAAGTCGATAGTGATCGTCTGAATGGTATTGACCTTGTAAGAGGATCCTTCTCTACAAATGGTCAGTATCAAGTGGTTATAGGTCAAGGGACTGTAGATGAAGTATATAAAGTGATGGTGGACATTACCGGTATCGGTGAGTCCTCCAAAGAAGATGTGAAAAGTGCAGCCGAACAGAACTTAAATCCGCTCCAACGAGCAGTTAAAGTACTTGCGGATATTTTCATTCCTATTCTCCCTGCCATTGTTACAGCTGGTTTGTTAATGGGATTGAACAATGTGTTAACTGGTCCAGGAATCTTTTATGATGAAAAGTCAATCGTCGATGTTCATGCTCAATGGAAAGACTTTGCTGATATCATCAACCTAATTGCGAACACCGCCTTCGTTTTTCTACCAGCATTAATTGGTTGGTCGGCAGTTAAAAGGTTCGGTGGAAGTCCATTGCTTGGGATTGTACTCGGTCTCATGCTCGTACATCCTGGTTTACTAAATGCATGGGATTATGGTAAAGCGCTTGAGGAAGGAAACATACCAGTATGGGACTTATTTGGTCTATCGATTGAGAAAGTAGGTTATCAAGGTCAAGTACTACCCGTATTAGTTGCAGCTTACGTATTAGCTACAATTGAAAAGTACTTGAACAAAAAAATACCAGATGCTTTCAAGCTTTTAATCGTAGCACCAGTTACTTTATTGATTACTGGATTCTTAGCATTCATTGCAATTGGTCCTGTTACATTTACAATCGGTAATGTCATTACAGACGGTCTAGTTGGTATCTTTGATAACTTTGCAGCCCTAGGTGGTATCATTTATGGTGGTTTCTACTCCTTACTCGTCATCACGGGCATGCATCATACATTCCTAGCAGTTGATTTACAATTGATTTCTAGCACAGGCGGAACTTTCTTATGGCCAATGCTAGCTCTTTCAAATATCGCTCAAGGTTCAGCGGCACTTACGATGATGTGGCTAACAAATGATGAGAAGGTGAAAGGCTTGTCGATTACTTCAGCCATTTCTGCGTATCTAGGCATCACTGAGCCAGCAATGTTTGGTGTGAATATTCGATTTAAGTATCCTTTCATCGCTGCGATGATTAGTTCAGCAATCGCTGGATTAATATTAACTGTAAACAAAGTAAAGGCAACATCGATTGGTGTCGGAGGAGTTCCCGGATTTCTATCTATCCAACAAGGTTCCTGGGGAGCGTTCTTCATCGGCATGGTTATCGTTTTATTCTTACCGATTATCCTAACATTTGCATATGGGAAATTGAAAAAGCAATAACAAACAGGAGGGGGAGATCGAAGTCAATCGATCCTCCCTTCTTTATCCGAATAAGGTAATAAGTCAGTCTGTGTTTTAGAAAGGAAGTATAGATCTATGCATAAAGAATGGTGGAAAAAATCAGTCGTTTATCAAATATACCCAAAAAGCTTCAACGATACGACAAATAATGGTATGGGAGATATCGTTGGCATAATAGAGAAGCTTGATTATTTAAAGGAACTTGGAATAGACATCATATGGTTAACACCAGTCTATGATTCACCTCAGCGGGATAATGGATATGATATTCGGGATTACTATCAAATTTTTGAACAATATGGGTCGATGGCAGATTTTGAAAGTTTATTAGAAGAGGCTCATGACAGAGGAATAAAGGTTATTATGGACCTTGTCGTCAATCATACTTCTACAGAACATGAATGGTTCCAAAAAGCGCTTCAAGACCCTAACAATAAATATCGCGATTATTATATATGGAAAGACGGAGTAGAAGGAACCCCGCCAACGAATTGGAAGTCGAAGTTCGGTGGTTCAGCGTGGGCATATGATGAGAATTCGAATCAATATTATCTACATTTATTTGATGTTACTCAAGCCGATTTAAACTGGGAAAACCCCTCACTTCGTAAAGAAATATATGAGATGATGCATTATTGGTTTGAAAAGGGAATTGACGGATTTCGACTTGATGTCATTAATTTGATATCTAAGGATCAACGCTTCTTAAGTGATGATGGTACGATTGCTCCAGGCGATGGAAGGAAATATTACACTGATGGACCTCGCGTCCATGAGTTCCTGCAAGAAATGAACAACGAAGTCCTATCCAAGTACGATGTCATGACAGTTGGAGAGATGTCCTCTACAACAATTAACGATTGCATCCAATACACCAACCCAAATAGTCGTGAATTAAACATGACGTTCAATTTCCATCATTTAAAGGTGGATTATCCTCAAGGGGATAAATGGACAAAGGCGGATTTTGATTTTATTGAACTGAAGAAGATTCTTTCAAAATGGCAAGTAGAAATGCATGAAGGTAACGGTTGGAATGCACTATTTTGGTGCAATCATGATCAGCCCCGTATCGTATCCCGCTTTGGAGATGAAGGGCAGTTCCGTGAGACATCTGCCAAAATGCTCGCAACAACGATTCATATGATGCAAGGGACTCCTTATATTTATCAAGGAGAGGAAATTGGGATGACAAACCCTAACTTTAATGACATATCCTCCTATCGTGATGTGGAAACCTTAAATGCATATGAAGAGTTATTAGCGGAAGGAAAGCAGGAAGAAGAGATTATAGAGATCTTAAAGCAAAAATCTCGAGATAATGCTCGGACGCCGATGCAATGGAATGCAACAGAGAATGCTGGATTTTCACAAGTTAAGCCGTGGATTCCGGTTGCAAAGAACTATAAACAAATTAATGCAGAGCTCGCAACACAAAATGAAGATTCCATCTTTCATCACTATAAGAAATTAATCTCGTTACGGAAAGAGTATGATGTCATTACAAACGGTAGTTATGAGTTACTGTTGGAAGAACATCCTACAATATTTGCATATGTTCGTAGGAATGAAGATGAAACGTTACTTGTAATTAACAATTTCTATAATAAAGAGACAGATTTTCAATTACCGAACGGAATGAATTTAGGCGAGCTTCAATCTGAAATTTTGCTTTCCAATTATCAAGATTCAAGCCGAGAAGTTGACCAGTTTACATTAAGGCCATACGAATCCGTCGTTTATTACTTTTCTTAATCGTGCTAAACTTTAAAGTGGTGATTTAAATGAGACAGAATAAATTTGTACCGATTTATAATGACTTGCAAGATAAAATTCAAAACAATATCTATGAACCTGGTCTTAAGCTGCCATCAGAAAATGAGTTGGCACTACAATACAATACTTCTAGGGAAACGACACGCAAAGCACTTAATTTATTAGCTCAAAATGGTTTCATACAAAAAGTGCAAGGGAAAGGCTCCATAGTTCTTGATGTAAATAAAATGAATTTTCCGGTGTCAGGCTTAGTTAGCTTTAAAGAAGTGGCAAGGAATTTAGGGAAAGAAGTAAAGACGAATGTCCATGAACTCAGCTTGCAACAACTTAACGAGGGGCTTAGTCAAATGCTGCAAGCGACAATCGATGACCAAGTTTGGTGCGTAGTTCGATCGAGGGAAATCGATGGGGAGAAGGTCATCCTAGATAAAGATTACCTATTACAAAAGAAGATCCCTCGTTTAACAAGAGAAGTTTGTGAACACTCGATCTATGATTATATTGAGAATGAATTGAATTTAACGATTAGCTTTGCTAAGAAAGAAATTACGGTAGAAAATGCATCGTTACAAGATGAGGAATTGCTTGATTTAGGAGACCATAAGCATGTTGTGCTCGTAAAGAACTTCGTATATTTAGACGATGCAACTTTGTTTCAATACACTGAATCTAGACACAGATTGGATAAATTCAGATTTGTGGATTTTGCAAGACGATCCCGAGGATGAACCTATAAGTGTCAACAAAGATGATGCGACCATAAATAAATGGTACGCATCATTTTTTGTGCCTGTGACCATCGAAGCAAGTTTGTTAAAGAGGATCTTCGACTAAAAGCCGCCGCGTCCTGTGGCGAATGTCGAAGTCAGCATAAGGAATGCTACCAAGAATTTTCATCGCAGACACGAAAATGTTTCATTTTTGTGTTGAGATCCTGTGCAAGTCCGCTTTTCTGTCTAGCTCCAACACCCAGCTTCTTGGTTCACTTCAGTCCTCTTGCGGCGGCCACAGCCTCCTCATCAGACTTCCAGTGACCTTCGAAGCTAGAGTGGATGTTTCCCCTTTTCTTATAGGCATTTGTCACACTTCGATCGACTAGGCGTATAATACACAAGAATCTTAAAGCGAGGTGAAGGTTCATGGAACAAACAATCAGTCGTAACTCGAAGAGCCAAATCAATGTCGTGCTGAGTTCAAGCTCTCCTTCAT
This Pseudalkalibacillus berkeleyi DNA region includes the following protein-coding sequences:
- the treP gene encoding PTS system trehalose-specific EIIBC component, coding for MSVNRETVQELIDALGGKENIHTATHCVTRLRLVLNDEGKVDSDRLNGIDLVRGSFSTNGQYQVVIGQGTVDEVYKVMVDITGIGESSKEDVKSAAEQNLNPLQRAVKVLADIFIPILPAIVTAGLLMGLNNVLTGPGIFYDEKSIVDVHAQWKDFADIINLIANTAFVFLPALIGWSAVKRFGGSPLLGIVLGLMLVHPGLLNAWDYGKALEEGNIPVWDLFGLSIEKVGYQGQVLPVLVAAYVLATIEKYLNKKIPDAFKLLIVAPVTLLITGFLAFIAIGPVTFTIGNVITDGLVGIFDNFAALGGIIYGGFYSLLVITGMHHTFLAVDLQLISSTGGTFLWPMLALSNIAQGSAALTMMWLTNDEKVKGLSITSAISAYLGITEPAMFGVNIRFKYPFIAAMISSAIAGLILTVNKVKATSIGVGGVPGFLSIQQGSWGAFFIGMVIVLFLPIILTFAYGKLKKQ
- a CDS encoding tyrosine-type recombinase/integrase, whose product is MGNHETPKDAIAFLTDLEFRGKQPSTVKRYKYDLEDYLAWIRVNELGYDDQQVYTTDFIQTYFDFLITERSYSYRTLKRVYSVLKQYHLFLYSQRKCLTNPMNGIEIDNILDDSFTEEMFLSKQERETLLNILSSPEGLTENQLKAFPYLSKRNLGIITLMINYGLSLHEVSALSMSHLSFINRELKVITNNDLTKRTISLSNEDSELLYDYYTSIPSAVRPVQHTGDPFFVAFDFKRLTYRWSYETNKPKRLTEIAIQKMIRQEIARAGLRKGISAQHFRRTAILNQLKTNQNAEDIQHHFGMKTSLTLNRYLDYLQTTASH
- a CDS encoding YhcN/YlaJ family sporulation lipoprotein, encoding MFKKITTILIVFLILVACNGMNGEEGQRHYSNPTEQDFKINKNNIEDAPIVKRTSAESANAKELVKLTEQVKGVKSARAIVSGIYIVVGVELEQNVDEEKTVNQIYRQLSSHSKGANALVTTNAEHLATMQEWGKAINKNKITEELDIYNGLGVMISKIKPNENLEIRKSNPSKEYLDQHRLPDVKK
- the treC gene encoding alpha,alpha-phosphotrehalase; translated protein: MHKEWWKKSVVYQIYPKSFNDTTNNGMGDIVGIIEKLDYLKELGIDIIWLTPVYDSPQRDNGYDIRDYYQIFEQYGSMADFESLLEEAHDRGIKVIMDLVVNHTSTEHEWFQKALQDPNNKYRDYYIWKDGVEGTPPTNWKSKFGGSAWAYDENSNQYYLHLFDVTQADLNWENPSLRKEIYEMMHYWFEKGIDGFRLDVINLISKDQRFLSDDGTIAPGDGRKYYTDGPRVHEFLQEMNNEVLSKYDVMTVGEMSSTTINDCIQYTNPNSRELNMTFNFHHLKVDYPQGDKWTKADFDFIELKKILSKWQVEMHEGNGWNALFWCNHDQPRIVSRFGDEGQFRETSAKMLATTIHMMQGTPYIYQGEEIGMTNPNFNDISSYRDVETLNAYEELLAEGKQEEEIIEILKQKSRDNARTPMQWNATENAGFSQVKPWIPVAKNYKQINAELATQNEDSIFHHYKKLISLRKEYDVITNGSYELLLEEHPTIFAYVRRNEDETLLVINNFYNKETDFQLPNGMNLGELQSEILLSNYQDSSREVDQFTLRPYESVVYYFS
- the treR gene encoding trehalose operon repressor produces the protein MRQNKFVPIYNDLQDKIQNNIYEPGLKLPSENELALQYNTSRETTRKALNLLAQNGFIQKVQGKGSIVLDVNKMNFPVSGLVSFKEVARNLGKEVKTNVHELSLQQLNEGLSQMLQATIDDQVWCVVRSREIDGEKVILDKDYLLQKKIPRLTREVCEHSIYDYIENELNLTISFAKKEITVENASLQDEELLDLGDHKHVVLVKNFVYLDDATLFQYTESRHRLDKFRFVDFARRSRG